Proteins found in one Pieris napi chromosome 11, ilPieNapi1.2, whole genome shotgun sequence genomic segment:
- the LOC125053596 gene encoding methyl-CpG-binding domain protein 4-like isoform X1 — MRSVYGQRKKMVDDLNCISTFFNLSSRTDTSLISQENETSIDSETDGLSLSQLTIQEPDPMNICPFFNITPRIMPQSPHYIIEEDFSQNPWAMLIATIFLTKTSGKMARPYIKNFFENYPTPYHVLNDNPTSLERYFVKLGLRKRGDMIWKLSYQFVSSKWRRASDLCGIGKYGEDAYRMLCLGHTDLEPDDRYLRLYLDWLQRDTQFMEHNGMTDSEFMIDDPVLKYYTINLRSI; from the exons atgcggtccgtctatggccagcGTAAG AAAATGGTGGACGATCTGAATTGCATcagcacatttttcaatttaagttCCAGAACAGACACATCCCTGATCTCTCAAGAAAATGAGACGTCAATAGATTCCGAGACAGATGGGCTGAGCTTATCTCAGCTAACAATACAAGAACCGGATCCTATGAACATATGCCCTTTCTTCAACATAACCCCGAGGATAATGCCCCAATCACCACATTACATAATCGAAGAGGACTTCTCTCAGAACCCGTGGGCAATGCTGATTGCCACAATATTTCTTACAAAGACATCGGGGAAGATGGCTCGACcgtatataaaaaacttttttgagaATTACCCAACACCGTATCACGTATTAAATGATAACCCGACATCTTTAGAGAGATATTTCGTTAAGTTAGGTCTACGGAAACGTGGTGACATGATTTGGAAATTGAGTTATCAGTTTGTCTCGTCAAAATGGCGGCGGGCAAGCGACTTATGCGGTATCGGGAAGTACGGCGAGGATGCATATAGAATGCTGTGCTTGGGACACACGGATTTGGAACCTGATGACAGATACTTAAGGCTGTATTTAGATTGGCTGCAGCGTGACACGCAGTTTATGGAGCACAATGGAATGACGGACAGTGAATTCATGATAGACGATCcagttttaaagtattatacaattaatttgaggagcatttaa
- the LOC125053596 gene encoding methyl-CpG-binding domain protein 4-like isoform X2 produces the protein MVDDLNCISTFFNLSSRTDTSLISQENETSIDSETDGLSLSQLTIQEPDPMNICPFFNITPRIMPQSPHYIIEEDFSQNPWAMLIATIFLTKTSGKMARPYIKNFFENYPTPYHVLNDNPTSLERYFVKLGLRKRGDMIWKLSYQFVSSKWRRASDLCGIGKYGEDAYRMLCLGHTDLEPDDRYLRLYLDWLQRDTQFMEHNGMTDSEFMIDDPVLKYYTINLRSI, from the coding sequence ATGGTGGACGATCTGAATTGCATcagcacatttttcaatttaagttCCAGAACAGACACATCCCTGATCTCTCAAGAAAATGAGACGTCAATAGATTCCGAGACAGATGGGCTGAGCTTATCTCAGCTAACAATACAAGAACCGGATCCTATGAACATATGCCCTTTCTTCAACATAACCCCGAGGATAATGCCCCAATCACCACATTACATAATCGAAGAGGACTTCTCTCAGAACCCGTGGGCAATGCTGATTGCCACAATATTTCTTACAAAGACATCGGGGAAGATGGCTCGACcgtatataaaaaacttttttgagaATTACCCAACACCGTATCACGTATTAAATGATAACCCGACATCTTTAGAGAGATATTTCGTTAAGTTAGGTCTACGGAAACGTGGTGACATGATTTGGAAATTGAGTTATCAGTTTGTCTCGTCAAAATGGCGGCGGGCAAGCGACTTATGCGGTATCGGGAAGTACGGCGAGGATGCATATAGAATGCTGTGCTTGGGACACACGGATTTGGAACCTGATGACAGATACTTAAGGCTGTATTTAGATTGGCTGCAGCGTGACACGCAGTTTATGGAGCACAATGGAATGACGGACAGTGAATTCATGATAGACGATCcagttttaaagtattatacaattaatttgaggagcatttaa